The Vibrio nitrifigilis genome window below encodes:
- a CDS encoding NADH:ubiquinone reductase (Na(+)-transporting) subunit B, producing MGLKKFLEDIEHHFEPGGKYEMWFALYEAAATIFYTPGTVTNKSSHVRDAVDLKRIMIMVWLAVFPAMFFGMYNAGGQAIAALHHMYSGEQFTAIVNGNWHYWFTEMIGGTMGTDAGWGSKMLLGATYFLPIYLTVFIVGGFWEVLFCMVRKHEVNEGFFVTSILFALIVPPTMPLWQAALGITFGVVVAKEVFGGTGRNFLNPALAGRAFLFFAYPASISGDVVWTAADGFSGATALSQWAQGHTGSHLINAATGQTITWMDAFLGNIPGSIGETSTLALLIGAAFIVYMGIASWRIIGGVMIGMIALSTLFNVIGSDTNPMFGMPWHWHLVLGGFAFGMFFMATDPVSASFTNKGKWAYGILIGVMCVLVRVVNPAYPEGMMLAILFSNLFAPLFDHFVVEKNIKRRLARYGKQ from the coding sequence ATGGGCCTTAAAAAGTTTCTTGAAGATATCGAGCATCACTTTGAACCAGGTGGTAAGTATGAAATGTGGTTTGCGCTTTACGAAGCAGCAGCAACCATTTTTTACACTCCTGGTACAGTGACAAATAAAAGCTCGCACGTTCGTGATGCCGTTGATTTAAAACGTATCATGATCATGGTTTGGCTGGCTGTTTTCCCTGCGATGTTCTTTGGTATGTACAACGCGGGTGGTCAAGCTATTGCCGCTCTACACCACATGTATTCTGGTGAGCAATTCACTGCAATCGTTAACGGTAACTGGCATTACTGGTTCACCGAAATGATCGGTGGCACCATGGGTACTGATGCTGGTTGGGGCAGCAAAATGTTGCTGGGTGCCACTTACTTCCTACCTATTTACCTAACAGTCTTTATTGTTGGTGGTTTCTGGGAAGTGCTATTCTGTATGGTACGTAAGCACGAAGTGAACGAAGGTTTCTTTGTTACTTCAATTCTATTTGCTTTGATTGTTCCACCAACAATGCCTTTATGGCAGGCTGCACTAGGTATTACCTTTGGTGTGGTTGTGGCGAAAGAAGTGTTCGGCGGTACTGGTCGTAACTTCCTTAACCCTGCGTTGGCGGGCCGTGCATTCCTATTCTTCGCTTACCCAGCTAGCATTTCTGGTGACGTAGTTTGGACTGCAGCAGATGGTTTCTCTGGTGCGACTGCTCTTAGCCAATGGGCTCAAGGTCATACCGGTTCTCACCTAATTAATGCAGCAACAGGCCAAACAATCACTTGGATGGACGCCTTCCTTGGTAATATTCCAGGTTCAATCGGTGAAACATCAACGTTAGCATTGCTAATTGGTGCAGCATTCATCGTTTACATGGGTATTGCATCATGGCGCATCATTGGTGGTGTTATGATCGGTATGATCGCACTATCAACTCTGTTCAATGTTATTGGTTCTGATACTAACCCAATGTTCGGCATGCCTTGGCACTGGCATCTAGTTTTAGGTGGCTTCGCATTTGGTATGTTCTTCATGGCGACAGATCCTGTATCTGCTTCATTTACTAATAAAGGTAAATGGGCATACGGCATTCTGATCGGGGTAATGTGTGTCTTGGTTCGTGTAGTAAACCCTGCATATCCAGAAGGCATGATGTTAGCGATTCTATTCTCTAACCTATTTGCTCCTCTGTTCGACCATTTCGTTGTAGAAAAAAATATCAAGCGGAGACTAGCGCGCTATGGCAAGCAATAA